The Solanum pennellii chromosome 4, SPENNV200 genomic interval AAGACAAATTGTATATGTAAATCTGTCAATGTAATTGTATACATGTAACAGATacacatatgtatttgtatatttggcgagcgagattgtgtggggaggagagaggtgagcgagagaaCATAGAGAGTGGAGATATgttaattgtatttgtatatatgttatataatcgtgtgtttgtgtgtgtgtgtgtgtgtatgtatatctatctatatatatatatatatatatatatatatatatatatatatagatatagatatatgtatgtataatgtgtatttgtatatgtataaaagaggagaaagacAACATAACTATAGCTAAAATTAAGTTGCGGGcgtaattaattcaaataataattatattggcTAATTAACtaggatatttttatttatccatgtaattttcccttttaaaaatgacaaaattgtatataatgacaaattagtaatttaaattaaatgtcataatcacactttgatttaattgtgccatgtaacaaactgtttgtcagttgcctctctccctcaaactctcgctcgctACACTCCCTCTCTCGTTCCCTCCttctctcgcttttatacaaatacaaatgtataaaatgtgtttgtttttgtataaagcgagataaaattgtatatatacatatatcttcatTCTCCTATCTCCCAGATCTCACTCTTCACTCTCTCAgatctcgctcgtctctctcgcttatacaaacataatttaaatgtataaattgtgttttagattgtataaaacgagagaaaattgtatatgcacatgcaaatacatatatcttcgtcctatacacttataattatacaatacaaatattcccctgctcaatttttattttgaaattctctttttctcgttttatacgtacacaaattatacaatcgATCTTTTGTATACAATTATTtacttttgtatatatatgacGAATTATATAACTGATTTCCTTGTATGTATATACTGAAttatataactatttttttatatatgtataacgaaatatacatatttatatttgctatagagcataattatgtaaagtataactataacatatatatttatatttgctataaaatacaattatgtaaaatatagctataatatataattactttttaaaaattggaCATATTTTTGGGTAAAGCAAAAAGGCCGTGTGGACCTTTTGCATAATTTTCCCTAAAAACGCTTACAAATAAAGCCTAAACTGCAAATAAGTCCTACACCTTAATAATGAGATTGCATACCATGTGTGTTTAAgtatgttaattattttaattcataaataGGGTTTGGtctaatttaaaaagaaaatctaaattgaatagtaattttatttgaatttactaccataaataagttattacaattttttatagcAATTATTGAAATTCtctatatcaattaaataaattattgtacTTTTTATAGCAAATGATTTCCCTCAAATCTCCATATTTTGTTcgactttttattttattttatgcttttaggcataaaaataatttattccaACTTTATGATGTTGAAAGAACTATTGAATTTATAAAGGATAAGTAAAAGTAACCATGATCAAGATTTGTTATGGCAATGTAAAATGCCCTTTACTTATTTGATAAAAGGTTTGAATAAATTGCGGGCATATTGTATATGAATTTTcaagtttcattttcttctaaAGTAAATTTAgcaacttttgaattttaatgtTATGTTGTATATATGTGGAATTAACTCATTATACTGATCCttgtatattatttatatggGTAGTTTTTCTGTTGGTGAAAAAGGTACGTATAATGAAAATTGTTGTGGAATAATATTGAGAAACCTATTATTTTGTCATTCTAACATACGCAAGTTGCCTTGTTTTCAAGTTCGAAATACACAAATGCCAAATTATTTGCCTATGAATAACAGAGGATGTTTATTGCACATTATAGGATAGTTAAAAGATGTGTTTATTCAATGATTcaccaaaatattaataatatttttgccTAGAATTATATCATAAGGATATAACATAAGTTTGAGCTATACGTAAAGGATGATTTTAACCCAAAAATTCTACTTTTATGAACATggtattttgaatttgaatgcttttttttatcaaaaaagaatTGCTCTGACcatttttactttcttttaaataaccttaatatttatgtgttttgaatAATAGTTGAGTTGATTATGATATTGAGATTATCAAAAAAGAATTATGACGTCGTTAGTGAACAAGTTTAAGGAGAGAATTGccttctttatatatatatatatgtatatatatatatgtatatatatatatatatatagttgctTAGATTCTCTACGTCAAGTAAAAAAGTTGATGTATTTTTCATAGCAATTGAATAATTAATCGTTAATTGGTTATATCAATTATATTCAATGATAAATAGGGTGGTCTtagtctaattttttttttaaaaaaaaaaatctaaaatggatagcaattttatttgaatttgctAAGATATATAAgcaaattattgtattttaaataaaataaaattagaagagcTCTGTATTTTAGTGGACCTTCTAATTTGGTATATAAACCGCCAATTCCAAAACTCCTTTTCTATATTGAAAAATGGCGGTTTTAGTAGTAGCAAATTTGAGAGATTGATCgttgaagaagaagttgatTGTACCAATTTCTGTTAATCTCACAAAACAATGGCTTCACGCAAAAATCTCTCTCGTGGAAGCAGTGATTCTTTAATATTGTCGAAGAAACGAAAGATTGaaaatgaaaccctagaagattGTATCAGTGGGTTGCCGGACGGATTCCTCATACAAATGCTCTCTCTTTTGCCCACCAAAGACGCCGTCGCGTCATCTCTACTGTCTAAAAGGTGGCGTAATCTCTGGACTCCTATTCATAGTTTCTATTTCTCTAATGCAAATTACATTGACGTTAGGAAGTTCAAATCCTTTGTAGACAATGCTTTAATTCATTCTACCTCTACCGAAATCAAGAAATTCGTACTCGATTTGCGTACTATACTCTGGCAACCTGAATTGTGGAGATCTGGTTCGAAAATCAGTCAATGGATTGATTTTGCTGTGGGAAAAGAAGTGCAAGATGTTGCGATTTATGCACAACCATATTCTTCACATTTCTCTTATGAATTGCCTCTATCTATGTACACTTGTTCGTCGTTGATTACATTGACTTTGACAAATTGGGTGTTTCATAAACGACTGAACATAGCTTGGAACTCTCTAAAGAGCCTAACGCTGCACTCAACATCTTTAGACGATGACGATATTGTGAAGTTACTGTCAAGCTGTCCTGCTTTGGAAGCTATGGAGCTGTCGTCTTGTGAGAAGCTTCGTAGTCTAAAAATTACTTCAAATTTAAAGAGACTAACATTGTCAAACCATTTGTTGCCTGACGTTCAAGGAAATGAGGTTTTGGAAATTGATGCCCCACATCTTAAGCATTTGGATATTTCAGGGGATCTTGGAGAACTCAAGTGTAGGCTAGTCAATGTCTCCTCTTTGGTTGTTGCCAGCCTCACTTTTAGCGATATgtgtattactgttggcaagaGGGAATCTGAGATTGATGAAGATGAGTGTCCTTCTTATCATCAAGTTACCAGAAACCTTGTTCTGGACTATCTTGAAAAGTTGAGTAATGTGACAGAGCTGATAATTGGAAGTTGGTTTGCAGAGGTTTGTTTTTATTTCAAGTGGTTGTCGATTACATTTATTTGTAGTTGCTTTCTTCTCGAACTTTTACCTATTTCTTTGAGATTACTTCAACCAGGTCGTGTTCATGTTGCGACTTGAAAGTGTGATTCTACCAAGATTGAGATGCAAATGTCTAACTCTAAAGCTGGGTGTATCGAAGTCTAATATGTATGGTATAGCCAGTCTATTGCAAAAGTTGCCTCGTTTGGAGTCACTCAACGTACACATCAAATCTGAGATCGTAAGACCTCTCGATATCTgctcttttttttatgtttattcaagatttttgaagttttaaacCCCTTTCCCTCAAAAGGAGTATCTTAAGGAGAAtgcaaatataataattatcgCTTTAGAATATTTTGTTACCATAGAACAAAAAAACTAAGTGATCAGGGTAGTTGCTTTTTGTCCAGTTAACGGGCTCAAGAAAGGAAAATGATCATCGACAACTATAcctctttttttcatttactgTATGAGTATTTATGATAGTCTATTAGCTATTATAATCATTTGCTGAGAACTGTTCAATATTTATGGGTTTTGAGATCATTTAGTGTAATATTTCCATTATGCTGTAGACCTACTTTGGGTCCTGACTATATTCTTTGTTCCAGTATAATGATTCCTCCTGCGAGCATGTGCAAAGCTATTTGGACAAAGTAAATGACATCAATTTCTGGCGTTGGATTCAAAACCCTCTGTTTCCTAATCTCAAGAATGTTAAGATTGTTGGCTGCGTAGGAGAATGTATCAGGATGTGGTCTACAATGGGTTTTtgtaaacttttcaaatttttgaagtttCTACTAAAGAATGCAAAGGCTTTGCAGAAGCTTGTTATCGTAGCAGAGAGAAGAACATGCATTTTTTGTTCAGAGAGCTGTGTGTCCCGGCATTTATTGAAATTAGCTGAGAAAATGTTAAGCACTCCAAGATCATCAGGAAATCTTGTGATTAGTTACCAGGAGATTGCTTAGCATGACCAGGTTGGAGGTTGTTTTGTTTCAGCATACTGGAGCTTTTGATTTACTGCAGTTGTGATTTTCAACTATGGCATTCGATGGCTGCTTGGCTTCTTAGAAGCCTTTGTTTGTTGCACTCGACATTGCATTGCAACATTGTTTTCTCGAAACTGTCAAGATTGGCGAAAACCTACAAATGACAGGTTCCTACTGTTTTGCTTAAGAGAATAATCTGTAGCTGTTGTACATTTTGAGCCAACAAAACCCACTTCCTTGAGTAAAGTAACTGCTAGTATCTCTCTTTGTTGTAGTTTTCTTATGGCTGTGTGCCCGGAGTCGACGAAATCTGAACCTTGTAGATGCTTTAGTTTCTTTGATGGATATTCCACAAAGATTGCATTATATAGAAAGGATTATTTCTCAGGCCAAAGCAGATAATACGATTCATGAATTTAGACTGTGACATATATCGATCATATAAATGTGTTGAACTTCATCAATGTTTCAATCTACTTCAATTTTTCAGTTTTGCATGTTGCtgactcttttttttctctttcctttCTTAATACAGGATTTGATAGAAATAAGCTATTATTTGAACTACTTCACCAAAATCAATTCAGtgaaaaatcattaattatCTTCCTAAAAGGATGAGGAAAATGAGATGAGATGTAGGAAAAGTAagtatatattgtatataatgtTGTATTTGTAAGAAATTAAGTTTTGGAAAAATCTTTTTGGCCATAAAAGTTTGGCCAGAATGGTAAAAGGACATGTTCACGATGGTGgtatataaatttaagtattCAAATGATAAAACATTAACCACAATCAATAAAAGAAATTGTCACTcctaatttttatgtttgcatTATAGTTTTGTCTTACAAACGGTAAAAATAACTTGTTTCTCCGAGTCAtctaagagaaaaataatatagCGAAGCCCTCATATGTCAACATTATTTCAATCCCTACCAATTCAAGTCCTAATAAAAATTGTGTGGTTGATTATGAGGTTAAAACTAAGTTATGAACACATACTTATTCTCTCTCTGAAACAAAATTATACAAGGTTGTATTGTTTATCAGAAAATATCACAGATGGAAACGGGTATGTTATAGAAAGGGGAGGCGGAAGCATCGAATGGAGAAGAGAGGCGGCTCGGCAGGGAAGGAATGGGAAATCGTCAAGGAAGTCTTTTGAAGACTTCTCAATGttcatttttttactataaaattgaagttgacctgcatttgaaataaataagataGGCCAAATATATCGATTTTCTTAAAATGTGCATGTAAGTCTTAACTTTATGgtattttttgttttggaaaTTTTTGCTTTTTTATATGCTCTACTTCACCTTTAATCGTTTGGTTAGAAACAAATTCAAAATGTATATGTGATAACTTATCTCATCGTTATGGTATAAATGATGGGATAAATTATCCCAAATATGACGACCAAAACCAAAATTTTGtccatgaattatttttttatctaaaattatttatttttatccttcacaccaaatGCGTAACAACCCCATTTTACTTCTCACAACAAACAACTTCTAATTTTCTTGCTCTTCATCTTCAAATCAGTGAAAATAAGTTTTAATtccaattaaaaatatttcaaacaagTGCCACAtataagatatttgaaaaaagaaattagctTAAAATAATCAATGTAATCATAGTTTAATTTAACATGGCTGTACAATTTGAAGTGACTAGGAGGGGCCCGATTCCTTCTCAACTCTATCGTACAAAAGatacataatattttcaatattgttacttttattttcaGCTTTTATTTGTCTGGGCTTATTTTTAAGAGTTAAGAATAGACTGTCTACTAGTGTAGAATCTTTATCTTTATAATGTCAAATCTATGGACTTCTATTATTTCTGATTCCTAAAAAGACTTTAATTAGAGGGGCCAATGATGATTATTGATGAGCAGAGAAGGATCCACCCCTGGTCCAATGTTGGACAAAAAGAGGCCTTTTCCACCCTAAATATTGCCACTGTAATAAAGTTACTACACTAAATAGCCCTTCTCCTAAAACTAAGACAAGCAGATAATTgtcattttcccctttttaacaGTTGCCACACAGAGAGAAACACAATGCTACAACAAGACATTTTACCAACTATAAAACACAAACTAATGCCGTTACCTACAAAGTTCAACCCGAAATGCAGCTTCAATGATCAGGCTAGTGTTTTTTTTAGCAACTACTTCCACATAGAGCTTGACTAGCAGTCGATCATTAAGCAAGGGTTGCTCTTTTGCCTTTTGCATCTCTCGACTGTACATAGACATGGTTGTTGGTAGTTAACGATATAAGAAAGCAATAGAGATGTAAATCATCAACCACAGAAGTAGTAAGTAAAGAACACAGTACCTGTGCAGCCACTGATCGTTTTGAATCCAAAAACTGACTGTAGATATCATATAACCGCTGCTTTTCAGCATCAGAAACAGATGATTTTGCCTTGGATGCAATTGATTTCAGAAGAGCATCAGAGATGACCGGCTTCTTATCGGGCTTCCCTGCGTTTTCACTATCTAGAAGATCATGGACAGCCTCAAGCTGTGCATCAGAGAGAAGAGCTTGGAGGTCAGCTCCACTGAATCCTTCAGTCAAATGAGCTACGACATCCAAATCGACATCACTTGCCAAAGGTAACTGCGTATCAAGCAAGTAAATCAGTTTACTGTCTTCATCTAACTGAAGTGTATGCTTTAGAGTTAATTAACGGACCATCGTCAAAGCAAAAGCTTTTACTTGTAAGTAACTTATCCCAGAATGTCTTCATCCCTCCCAAAATTACTCATAGGGAACACTCATGTTTCCATTCTACCATTTCTTTAACACTGGTaatgaaaatcatttaaaaaacaCTTCGCTGTTATATTTCGTAAATTTACAAAGATAGGAAGGAAGAGAAAACCAAGTCTGGTAAAGCCTTTTCACTCTACTTTCAAGGAAGCCTGAGTGGAAGTCAAAAATTAAAAGCCTTTACTTCTAGAACCCAACTTTTAACCTAATTTTCTTCATCCTTTGCCCTGAGAATACAACAAAGGAGATATTTCATTTGCAAGCTCTTTAGTCAAGTCATCCCTTTGTGTTTCAAGGTTATTCATAAATTGAATTCAGCCACAATTTCTCCGGCAAATATGGCAAATCCGACCAAGTCAAGCCCCATTGCCATGTAGCTGAATGTGGAAGAAGCATATAAACCTTGTCACAATTTTGAAGGAACTTAAGGCTACCAGCTTGGAACTTAATGTATCCAACTTGCTGAGTTAACTTGAAACTGTAGATAAGCTGACAATTAACAATCCTGTTGCTTGCATCTGCTCTCTT includes:
- the LOC107017287 gene encoding F-box protein At5g03100-like, with the protein product MASRKNLSRGSSDSLILSKKRKIENETLEDCISGLPDGFLIQMLSLLPTKDAVASSLLSKRWRNLWTPIHSFYFSNANYIDVRKFKSFVDNALIHSTSTEIKKFVLDLRTILWQPELWRSGSKISQWIDFAVGKEVQDVAIYAQPYSSHFSYELPLSMYTCSSLITLTLTNWVFHKRLNIAWNSLKSLTLHSTSLDDDDIVKLLSSCPALEAMELSSCEKLRSLKITSNLKRLTLSNHLLPDVQGNEVLEIDAPHLKHLDISGDLGELKCRLVNVSSLVVASLTFSDMCITVGKRESEIDEDECPSYHQVTRNLVLDYLEKLSNVTELIIGSWFAEVVFMLRLESVILPRLRCKCLTLKLGVSKSNMYGIASLLQKLPRLESLNVHIKSEIYNDSSCEHVQSYLDKVNDINFWRWIQNPLFPNLKNVKIVGCVGECIRMWSTMGFCKLFKFLKFLLKNAKALQKLVIVAERRTCIFCSESCVSRHLLKLAEKMLSTPRSSGNLVISYQEIA